GGGGGAGCCGGAAGGTCTCTTCGCATTTCCCCATCAGGTGCAGGGCGGTCTTGACCGGCAGGGGGTTGGTCTCCAGGAACATGGCCCCCGTGAGATCGAGAAGTTTGTAGTGAAGCTTCCGGGCGGTATTGAGATCCCCCCGGAAGAAGGCGCTCACCATCTCCGACATATCCTTCGGCGCCGTATTGGCGACGACGGAGATGACCCCTCGTCCGCCGATGGCGAGGGTCGGCAGGACGGTGAAGTCGTCCCCCGAGAGGACGAGAAACCCCTCCGGGCTCTGATCGATGATCCGGCTGATCTGGTGCAGATCGGCCGAGGCCTCCTTGATACCGATAATCTCCCCGATCTTTGAAAGACGCGCCACCGTCTCGGGCAGGATGTTCAGTGAGGTTCTCCCCGGCACGTTATAGAGGACGAGGGGGAAGGCGGTCTCTTCAGCGATTTTCCTGTAGTGCTGATAGATCCCCTCCTGGCTGGGCTTGTTGTAGTAGGGGGAGATGAGCAGCGCCCCGTCGGCGCCGGCCTTCTTCGCCGCCCGGGTCAGGTCGATCGTCTCCGCCGTGGAGTTGGAACCGGTTCCCGCCAGGACCGGAACCCGTCCGTTGACCGCTTCCACGGTGATCCGGATCACCTCCTTGTGTTCCTCGTGGGTCAGGGTGGCCGACTCACCGGTGGTGCCGCAGGGGACGATCCCGTTGACCCCGTTCTCGATGAGAAAGGTGATCAGGCCGCGCAGGGCCTTTTCGTCGATTGAACCGTCTTGCCGAAAGGGGGTGATGATTGCAGGGAGTGTGCCGTGAAACATCTCTTCTCCTTTGTGATAAAAACTTTACGATTCTTTCAGGGTAACCCGGATCCCTCCGATCCCCCAGGCGAAAAGGTTGTACGTTGATGCGGCGCAGAAACCGAGAAAGGCCCCGATCAGGCCGTAGAGCATCGGGATCAGGACCAGCGCGCCGATCCAGGGGATGGAGCCGAAGAGGAGAAGCCGGCTTTCGGGAAGGAGCGAAAGACCGGCCGCGCCTACGGCGGCGAACAAAATACCAAAGACCAGGCCGATGACGGCATGAATCATGAAAGCAAATTTCACCAGGGACCAGACCCCGACCCGTTGAATCTCCGCAACGTGAAACGAAGCGGGAGGCGGAGGGACGGTCTTTCTCTCCGGTTCTGCTGCTCCGCAGTAGGCACAGTAAAGGGCCTTTGGTAACATCTCTTTTCCGCAGGCGGCGCAGTAGGCGGTTGGATCGGACATTTCAGTTCTCTCCTCGCTCCCCCTTTTACGAAAGAGAGGAACAGATTTGCGTTACATTTCTTCTCTATCGTCGGATTTCAATGATTCCCCTAAAGACCTCTTCCGCCGGGCCGGTGAGGATCACCCGGTTGTCTTCTCTCCAGTCGATCCGCAGCGTGCCGCCGGCGAGGTGTACCCGAACCTTCCTGCCTGTCCATCCGTTCAGGACGGCGGCCACCGTTGCGGCACAGGCGCCGGTCCCGCAGGAAAGGGTCTCCCCCGTTCCCCGTTCCCAGACCCGCATCTTCAGCTCCCGGTCGTTGATCACCTGGACGAATTCTACATTTGTTCGGTTCGGAAACAGGGGATCGGTCTCGATGCAGGGACCGACCTTTTCCACCGGAAACTGTTCCAGGTCGTCCACACCGATGATGCAGTGGGGATTTCCCATGGAGACACAGGTGATTTTCCATTCCTTTCCGGAAAACTCCACCGGTTGTGAGATGACCCTGCTTTCCATGCGGACGGGAATTTGTGGACCGTCGAGGATCGGCTCGCCCATGTCGACGTCGACTTCCTTTTCCCGGATCACCGGGGTCATGATTCCTGCTGCGGTTTCCACGGTGAGGGTTTCTTTCGTTGTAAGATTGCGCTCCTTGAGGTATTTTGCAAAGCAGCGGATCCCGTTGCCGCACATCTCCACTTCGGAGCCGTCGGTATTGAAGATCTGCATCCTGAAGTCGGCCGATTCCGAGGGCCGGATCAGAAGAAGCTGATCCGCCCCGATCCCGAACTTCCGGTCACAGAGGCGGCGGGCCTGTGCAATCACCGGCGCAGGGTCGATGCTGCGGGCATCGATCACAATGAAGTCGTTGCCTGTCCCCTGCATCTTGGTAAAATCGATCTTGAACACGATTTCTCCGGGCCTCCCGAATTCAAAAAACTATCATATTCTCTCCCGGAATCAAAGAGTTTTTGTGCCCGTCCTCAGTGCAGACACCGGGAAAGTTTGGCGAATTCCTTGATGGAGAGGGTCTCGGCCCTTCTCCGGGGGTCGATCCCTGATGCGGCAAAAGCGGTATCGAGTTGTTCCGGGGAAAAGGAGCCGGCGCCGAGGAGAGAATTCCGAAGGGTTTTTCGCCGTCGGGCAAAGGCCGCACGTACAAAGCAAAAGAACCGCTCTGGGTCGGAAACCGCAACCGGGGGCTCTTTATGCCGGGTGAGGCGGAGCAGAGCGGAATCGACCTCCGGCACAGGGTAGAAAGCGGTTCTCGGGACGGCGTATACGATTTCCGCCGCCATATAATACTGAACGGCGATACTGAGGGATCCGTATTTTTTTGTTCCCGGTCCTGCGGCAATCCGTTCGGCTACCTCTTTCTGAAGCATCACCAGGATCAGGGAAAAACGCCGGATCGACCGGAGCAGGTGCATCAGGATCGGGGTGGAGATATAGTAAGGAAGGTTGGCGATGACCTTCACTCCGGTTTCGGGGAGATCCCCCATATCGTATTTCAGGATGTTCTGATGAAGAAGGTTGAGATTTTTCCGGTCTTTGAAACGTTCGGCCAGGTAGGCGTAAAGGGCGGGGTCGATTTCCAATGCGATGACCTTTCCCGCCGAACGGGTCAGCGGGTCCGTTAAAATACCGGAACCCGCTCCGATTTCCAGAACCACGTCATCGGGCTGCACCGATGCCCGTGAGAGAATTTCGTGAAGGATTTCTTCTTCCCGGAGAAAATTCTGCC
The Deltaproteobacteria bacterium genome window above contains:
- a CDS encoding 4-hydroxy-tetrahydrodipicolinate synthase, whose translation is MFHGTLPAIITPFRQDGSIDEKALRGLITFLIENGVNGIVPCGTTGESATLTHEEHKEVIRITVEAVNGRVPVLAGTGSNSTAETIDLTRAAKKAGADGALLISPYYNKPSQEGIYQHYRKIAEETAFPLVLYNVPGRTSLNILPETVARLSKIGEIIGIKEASADLHQISRIIDQSPEGFLVLSGDDFTVLPTLAIGGRGVISVVANTAPKDMSEMVSAFFRGDLNTARKLHYKLLDLTGAMFLETNPLPVKTALHLMGKCEETFRLPLCPMGEGTREKLTDVLKGYQLMMNS
- a CDS encoding zinc ribbon domain-containing protein produces the protein MSDPTAYCAACGKEMLPKALYCAYCGAAEPERKTVPPPPASFHVAEIQRVGVWSLVKFAFMIHAVIGLVFGILFAAVGAAGLSLLPESRLLLFGSIPWIGALVLIPMLYGLIGAFLGFCAASTYNLFAWGIGGIRVTLKES
- the rsmA gene encoding 16S rRNA (adenine(1518)-N(6)/adenine(1519)-N(6))-dimethyltransferase RsmA, whose protein sequence is MMKIPKKLRQLHFRINKRLGQNFLREEEILHEILSRASVQPDDVVLEIGAGSGILTDPLTRSAGKVIALEIDPALYAYLAERFKDRKNLNLLHQNILKYDMGDLPETGVKVIANLPYYISTPILMHLLRSIRRFSLILVMLQKEVAERIAAGPGTKKYGSLSIAVQYYMAAEIVYAVPRTAFYPVPEVDSALLRLTRHKEPPVAVSDPERFFCFVRAAFARRRKTLRNSLLGAGSFSPEQLDTAFAASGIDPRRRAETLSIKEFAKLSRCLH
- a CDS encoding diaminopimelate epimerase; this encodes MQGTGNDFIVIDARSIDPAPVIAQARRLCDRKFGIGADQLLLIRPSESADFRMQIFNTDGSEVEMCGNGIRCFAKYLKERNLTTKETLTVETAAGIMTPVIREKEVDVDMGEPILDGPQIPVRMESRVISQPVEFSGKEWKITCVSMGNPHCIIGVDDLEQFPVEKVGPCIETDPLFPNRTNVEFVQVINDRELKMRVWERGTGETLSCGTGACAATVAAVLNGWTGRKVRVHLAGGTLRIDWREDNRVILTGPAEEVFRGIIEIRR